In the genome of Hyphomonas sp. Mor2, one region contains:
- a CDS encoding beta-ketoacyl-ACP synthase III has protein sequence MSAIRSVIRGTGGYLPERIMTNDEMSEIVETSDQWIQERTGIRQRHIAADGELTSDLATQAARSILADAGIAAEDVDLIVLATTTPDKTFPATATAVQANLGMGSGAAFDVQAVCSGFLFALATADSMLKTGLFKTALVIGAETFTRILDWSDRGTCVLFGDGAGGVVLTAESEADAGDRGVLTHHIRTDGTKSELLHVDGGVSSTGTIGHVRMLGNQVFKHAVTNISSAINAVYEETGIGSDDVDWFVPHQANQRILNGVAKKMKLDENKVISTVGQHGNTSAASIPLALHTAVSDGRIQPGHLVLSEAMGGGFSWGASLFRI, from the coding sequence GTGTCATTCGCGGCACAGGCGGCTACCTGCCTGAGCGCATCATGACCAATGACGAGATGTCTGAAATCGTCGAGACGTCGGATCAGTGGATCCAGGAACGGACCGGAATTCGCCAACGCCATATTGCCGCTGACGGTGAGCTGACCTCTGATCTCGCGACCCAGGCGGCGCGCTCGATCCTGGCGGATGCGGGCATCGCGGCTGAAGACGTCGACCTGATCGTTCTTGCGACGACGACACCGGACAAAACCTTCCCTGCAACGGCGACGGCGGTGCAGGCCAATCTCGGCATGGGCTCCGGCGCGGCATTTGATGTACAGGCCGTGTGTTCCGGCTTCCTGTTCGCCCTGGCGACGGCGGATTCGATGCTCAAGACCGGCCTGTTCAAGACGGCTCTGGTGATTGGCGCGGAGACCTTTACCCGCATCCTCGACTGGTCGGATCGCGGCACGTGTGTCCTGTTTGGCGATGGCGCCGGCGGCGTTGTCCTGACCGCGGAAAGCGAAGCGGACGCTGGCGATCGCGGCGTCCTGACCCATCATATCCGCACCGACGGCACCAAGAGCGAGCTCTTGCATGTCGATGGCGGCGTGTCTTCCACCGGCACGATCGGGCATGTGCGCATGCTCGGCAACCAGGTCTTCAAGCATGCCGTGACGAATATTTCGAGCGCCATCAACGCAGTCTATGAAGAGACCGGGATCGGGTCGGATGATGTCGACTGGTTCGTGCCGCACCAGGCCAATCAGCGTATTCTGAATGGCGTGGCGAAGAAAATGAAGCTCGACGAGAACAAGGTCATTTCGACCGTCGGCCAGCACGGCAATACGTCTGCGGCTTCGATTCCACTTGCTTTACACACAGCAGTCAGCGATGGTCGCATTCAACCGGGCCATTTGGTGCTCAGTGAAGCCATGGGTGGTGGATTTTCCTGGGGTGCGAGTCTCTTCCGCATCTGA
- a CDS encoding integration host factor subunit alpha — MTNATLTRVELTDAIVREVGLTRQESSHLLDRMLEMISESLEQDGSVKLSRFGNFNVRKKAAREGRNPKTGIQATISARKVVTFKPSPMLKDRVGG; from the coding sequence GTGACGAATGCAACGCTCACACGTGTGGAATTGACTGACGCCATTGTGCGTGAGGTCGGTCTGACGCGGCAGGAATCCTCGCACTTGCTCGACCGAATGCTGGAAATGATCAGCGAAAGCCTGGAACAGGATGGGAGTGTGAAACTCTCCCGTTTTGGAAATTTCAATGTCCGTAAGAAAGCGGCCCGCGAAGGGCGCAATCCTAAAACGGGTATTCAGGCGACAATATCGGCGCGCAAGGTTGTGACTTTCAAACCTTCTCCGATGCTCAAAGATCGCGTCGGAGGCTAA